In one window of Cellulophaga sp. HaHa_2_95 DNA:
- a CDS encoding sugar MFS transporter, translated as MTTNQTASNTSKNNTLVPIAIIAGLFFIFGFVTWINGALIPFMKTINELTDTQSYLVASASYISFVVMALPASYILKKIGYKKGMSLGLIIMAVGALVFIPAAEARTYWIFLAGIFIQGAGMTLLQTASNPYITILGPIDSAAKRIAIMGIANKVAGGLGSVIFGAILLSGIGGIKEQLATVGAEEKITLLNTMADSVVMPYVIMAIVLFILGLLILKAPLPNVTAQPIAVPKEGHKTKTSIFQFPHLWLGVFALFLYVGVEVIAGDTIIAYGIALDIPVERAKFFTLFTLMAMVATYGLGVALIPKIISQAFALRISAILGIVFSLCIVSTSGFISVLFVAALGIANALVWPAIWPLALTGLGKFTERGSALLIMAISGGAILPLLYGSLVDNKKEAYIASAVSEAAATAQAATFGYWILVPCYLFILYYAFWGHKTGIKKN; from the coding sequence ATGACCACAAACCAAACTGCATCAAATACCTCAAAAAATAATACGCTAGTCCCTATTGCCATTATTGCAGGGCTATTTTTCATATTTGGGTTTGTTACTTGGATCAATGGAGCCTTAATTCCATTTATGAAAACCATCAATGAACTAACAGATACACAATCTTATTTGGTGGCTTCAGCATCTTATATTTCATTTGTTGTCATGGCATTACCCGCTTCTTATATCTTAAAAAAGATTGGGTATAAAAAAGGGATGTCTCTTGGATTGATCATAATGGCCGTGGGCGCTTTGGTTTTTATTCCTGCAGCAGAAGCCAGAACCTATTGGATTTTCTTAGCAGGAATCTTTATACAAGGCGCAGGAATGACACTTTTACAAACGGCCTCTAACCCCTACATAACAATATTAGGCCCTATAGATAGTGCCGCTAAGCGAATTGCAATTATGGGAATTGCCAATAAAGTAGCTGGAGGATTGGGATCTGTTATATTTGGAGCTATTCTATTATCTGGAATAGGAGGTATTAAAGAGCAATTAGCTACTGTGGGTGCCGAAGAAAAAATAACCTTACTCAATACTATGGCAGATAGTGTGGTAATGCCATACGTTATTATGGCCATCGTACTTTTTATATTAGGGCTATTAATTTTAAAAGCTCCTTTACCGAATGTAACCGCACAACCTATAGCAGTACCAAAAGAGGGTCACAAAACAAAAACGAGTATTTTTCAATTTCCACATTTATGGCTGGGTGTTTTTGCATTATTCCTATATGTTGGTGTAGAAGTTATTGCGGGAGATACCATTATAGCTTATGGCATAGCCTTAGATATCCCTGTAGAACGCGCTAAATTCTTTACACTCTTTACGCTTATGGCTATGGTAGCCACTTATGGACTTGGTGTTGCGCTCATCCCTAAAATTATCAGTCAGGCTTTTGCACTTCGGATAAGTGCTATCTTAGGTATTGTATTCTCATTATGCATTGTAAGTACCTCTGGTTTTATTTCCGTTCTTTTTGTAGCCGCTTTAGGAATTGCAAATGCTTTAGTTTGGCCTGCCATCTGGCCTTTAGCTTTAACCGGTTTAGGAAAATTCACAGAACGAGGTTCTGCATTATTAATTATGGCCATATCTGGAGGTGCAATCTTACCTTTACTATATGGATCATTAGTAGATAACAAAAAAGAAGCCTATATAGCCTCTGCTGTCAGCGAAGCTGCTGCTACGGCTCAAGCAGCAACCTTTGGCTACTGGATATTGGTTCCTTGTTATTTATTTATTCTCTATTATGCTTTCTGGGGCCATAAAACAGGGATAAAGAAAAATTAA
- a CDS encoding YeeE/YedE family protein, with protein sequence MNFLLDPWPWYVAGPLIAVTMLILILFGKTFGMSSNLRTLCTIGGAGKYADFFKFDWKTQKWNLTVVLGTMIGGFIAANLLSNDSTMALSEATIADLQALGFSNIGATLLPPELFSLENIFTFKSLSILIISGFLVGFGTRYAGGCTSGHAITGLSNLQLPSLVAVIGFFVGGLFMIYILFPLIF encoded by the coding sequence ATGAATTTTTTATTAGATCCTTGGCCCTGGTATGTTGCTGGGCCCCTTATAGCTGTCACCATGCTTATTCTGATTTTATTTGGTAAGACTTTTGGAATGTCTTCTAACCTTAGAACCTTATGTACCATTGGTGGTGCCGGAAAATATGCCGACTTTTTCAAATTTGATTGGAAAACGCAAAAATGGAACTTAACGGTAGTTTTAGGAACCATGATAGGGGGCTTTATTGCCGCAAATCTCTTATCAAATGATAGTACTATGGCTCTTAGTGAAGCTACCATAGCAGATTTACAGGCTTTAGGGTTTTCAAATATTGGAGCAACTCTATTACCTCCAGAATTATTTAGCCTAGAAAATATATTTACATTCAAAAGCTTATCCATCCTTATCATTTCAGGCTTTTTAGTAGGCTTTGGTACACGCTACGCCGGTGGTTGCACATCTGGTCATGCTATTACAGGCTTAAGTAACTTACAGCTCCCTTCCTTAGTTGCCGTGATTGGCTTTTTTGTTGGTGGCTTATTTATGATTTATATACTATTCCCCTTAATTTTTTAA
- a CDS encoding NUDIX domain-containing protein, translating into MEESRYAVASKLYVAVDCIIFGFDDGELKLLVFNRQLEPLKGMWSLIGSFVLADESAEAAGKRVLQEFTGLDDIFMEELKTYSEVERDPGARCISIGQYALIRLTEKNTNLAAQYGAKWFEVSKLPDLVLDHNLMVKDALHRLRNVAQFYPIGLELLPKKFTIPQLQRLYEELFQKKIDTRNFRKKLLSLNILIQLKEKDKSGSKKGAFLYEFDYVKYRKLKNKGFSFSLFKV; encoded by the coding sequence TTGGAAGAGAGTAGATACGCTGTAGCGTCTAAATTATATGTAGCGGTAGATTGTATAATTTTTGGTTTTGATGATGGAGAACTAAAATTATTAGTCTTTAATAGGCAATTGGAGCCTTTGAAAGGCATGTGGTCTTTGATAGGCAGTTTTGTTTTAGCCGACGAGTCTGCAGAAGCTGCGGGCAAGAGAGTACTTCAAGAATTTACAGGTTTGGATGATATTTTTATGGAAGAACTAAAAACTTATTCTGAAGTAGAAAGAGATCCCGGGGCTCGTTGTATTTCTATAGGGCAATATGCTTTAATACGATTAACGGAAAAGAATACCAATTTAGCCGCACAATATGGGGCCAAATGGTTTGAGGTTTCAAAATTACCCGATCTAGTTTTAGATCATAATCTAATGGTAAAGGACGCTTTACATCGCTTAAGAAATGTGGCCCAATTTTATCCTATCGGATTAGAATTGCTTCCTAAGAAGTTCACCATTCCGCAATTACAGCGCTTATATGAGGAGTTGTTTCAGAAGAAAATAGATACCAGAAATTTTAGAAAAAAACTTCTTTCGCTTAATATCCTTATTCAATTGAAGGAAAAAGACAAATCGGGCTCTAAAAAAGGAGCTTTCTTATATGAATTTGATTATGTTAAATATAGAAAGCTAAAAAATAAAGGTTTTAGCTTTTCACTTTTCAAAGTTTAA
- a CDS encoding LacI family DNA-binding transcriptional regulator, whose protein sequence is MSKKITLKELALISEFSVSTISKALSDNREISTKTKKKIKALAKQYNYRPNATARSLKSQKTKTIGVIIPNILAHYFAKVLLGIEKEVSKKGYSIITCISDESYEKETKSIELFNSGCVDGFLISLSKETQSNNFYEEINDAIQQGLPVVMFDRTSDKVHCDKVTINDFESAYNATQLLIESNHKKILFVSPISGTNVGNEREKGYRQAIIESFEGAIAPEVLNFTDYPEFTTTLNQYLETNIIDGIVAADELSAIYAMNLAISKGYKVPENLAVIGFTDGILSNNSNPPLSVVDQHETELGKIAAATLIQRIESNETTAPQTIVLPSELILRKSTHSAR, encoded by the coding sequence ATGAGTAAAAAAATAACCCTGAAAGAATTAGCACTCATATCTGAATTTTCTGTTTCTACTATTTCTAAAGCATTATCAGATAATCGAGAAATAAGCACCAAAACAAAGAAAAAAATAAAAGCCCTTGCCAAGCAGTATAACTACCGTCCTAATGCTACGGCAAGGAGCCTTAAGTCTCAAAAGACAAAAACTATTGGCGTTATCATCCCTAATATTTTAGCCCATTATTTCGCTAAAGTATTACTGGGGATTGAAAAAGAAGTATCTAAAAAAGGGTATAGCATTATTACCTGCATTTCTGATGAATCTTATGAAAAAGAAACCAAAAGCATCGAGTTATTTAATTCTGGGTGTGTAGATGGCTTTCTGATTTCTTTATCCAAAGAAACGCAGTCTAACAATTTTTATGAGGAAATAAATGATGCTATTCAACAAGGCCTTCCGGTAGTTATGTTTGATAGAACTTCTGATAAAGTTCATTGTGACAAGGTAACAATCAATGATTTTGAATCTGCTTATAATGCCACACAATTACTAATTGAATCCAATCATAAAAAGATTCTTTTTGTTTCGCCTATTTCAGGTACCAATGTAGGTAATGAAAGAGAAAAAGGCTATAGACAGGCTATTATTGAATCTTTTGAAGGAGCAATAGCTCCTGAGGTTCTTAACTTTACGGACTATCCTGAATTTACGACAACCCTTAATCAATATTTAGAAACAAACATTATTGATGGTATTGTAGCTGCCGATGAATTGTCTGCTATTTATGCTATGAACCTCGCCATTTCTAAAGGCTATAAAGTTCCTGAAAACTTAGCAGTAATTGGTTTTACAGATGGGATTCTTTCCAATAATAGCAATCCGCCTTTGAGTGTTGTAGATCAGCATGAAACAGAATTAGGGAAAATTGCAGCAGCCACATTAATTCAACGTATTGAATCTAACGAAACTACAGCACCCCAAACCATTGTATTACCTTCAGAATTAATTTTGAGAAAATCTACCCACTCCGCAAGGTAA
- the galK gene encoding galactokinase yields MSFFINFTPDLVVESPGRINLIGEHTDYNLGFVLPTAIDKKITLKLRKNNSSDCNVYSLDNEKSVTFSLDKIEPSKQSWENYILGVLHEIQLLTDKLSGFDCVLNSTLPIGSGLSSSAALECGLAFGLNELFALGLSKTQIVNLSRAAEHNYVGTKCGIMDQYASVMSKSGYVIKLDCRSLASEYIPLNLGDYKLLLLNTNISHSLADSEYNTRLQECLTGVEAMKTLYPYVASLRDADQEMLTAVKDTISTTVFNRCDYIIEENDRVLKASEALTQGDLSSFGVLMYGSHDGLQHKYEVSCPELDFMVDYSRTKEFILGSRMMGGGFGGCTINLIHKDAIENYITEVASAYKTKFNIELDAYIAMPDHGTMLKTL; encoded by the coding sequence ATGAGCTTTTTTATCAATTTTACTCCGGACTTAGTTGTTGAATCGCCAGGCCGTATCAACTTAATAGGCGAACACACAGATTACAACCTTGGCTTTGTATTACCCACAGCAATTGATAAAAAAATCACGCTGAAATTACGAAAAAATAACAGCTCTGATTGCAATGTGTACAGTTTAGATAATGAAAAATCAGTTACTTTTTCATTAGACAAAATTGAACCTAGTAAACAAAGCTGGGAAAATTACATTTTAGGCGTTTTGCATGAAATACAATTACTCACCGATAAACTTAGCGGCTTTGATTGCGTTTTAAACAGTACGTTGCCCATTGGTTCTGGCTTAAGTTCTTCTGCCGCCTTAGAATGCGGCTTAGCATTTGGACTCAATGAATTGTTTGCCTTGGGTCTATCAAAAACTCAAATTGTAAATTTATCTCGTGCTGCAGAACATAATTACGTAGGCACCAAATGTGGCATTATGGATCAATATGCTTCTGTAATGAGTAAGTCTGGATACGTCATTAAATTAGATTGCAGAAGTTTAGCATCAGAATACATCCCTCTAAATTTGGGAGATTATAAATTACTTTTATTAAATACAAACATCTCCCATAGTTTGGCAGATAGTGAATACAATACAAGGCTACAGGAATGCCTTACGGGTGTAGAAGCGATGAAGACCTTATACCCATACGTGGCTTCTTTGAGAGATGCAGATCAAGAGATGTTGACTGCCGTAAAAGATACCATTAGTACCACTGTTTTTAATCGATGTGACTATATTATAGAAGAAAATGACCGAGTTTTGAAAGCTTCCGAAGCCCTTACCCAAGGAGATTTAAGCTCTTTTGGAGTATTAATGTACGGGTCTCACGACGGCCTTCAGCATAAATATGAGGTGAGCTGTCCTGAATTAGATTTTATGGTTGACTATTCTCGTACTAAAGAGTTTATACTTGGCTCGAGAATGATGGGAGGTGGTTTTGGTGGTTGTACCATCAATTTAATTCATAAAGATGCCATTGAAAATTATATTACTGAAGTGGCTAGCGCTTACAAAACAAAATTTAATATTGAATTAGACGCATATATTGCCATGCCAGATCATGGAACTATGCTTAAAACATTATAA
- a CDS encoding RagB/SusD family nutrient uptake outer membrane protein, giving the protein MKKRNIKASLYLSLFVMAVVIYGCRKNEILDTENPNAVTPDSFWNTEEDAVKGIVGAYSPFTHIWYYSRFEIFLSDYRDDVVNAFGTSERTAAGSFNGVSTSNGAFWVWSTMFQGITRANEVLANVPDIEMNGDTKNSILGEAYFIRAFNYFNLLNNWKNVPLITDPISELENPKSLLQEDPAKVWAQIESDLMNAEELLPDSWPTQYTGRVTAGAAIGLLGKVYLYQGKDLEAKTEFSKIMDGRYELMADYAANFTQASENNKESLFEIQLVNDGSQGWGGDAPGTGKGAAFHPDIAPKGFTGQDGMRINQWVLDLFLDERTVNDEIDPRAFTTLFFDTDEVTNYEGKELKSVTYGDKSYQDVYPGEDGVWGNKWLDIAFGEYTGSQDNGWHQSGNNLRLLRYSDILLMFAEAEFNLNGSSQPALDAINEVRARVDMPAFTSITMQDIEDERVKELSLERTRYFDLLRWDKVQSRIVANPEFKSESGGTSSYKPGKEYIDIPQNEIDANPNFKHNPGY; this is encoded by the coding sequence ATGAAAAAAAGAAATATAAAAGCAAGCTTGTATTTATCACTGTTCGTTATGGCAGTAGTAATATACGGCTGTAGAAAAAACGAGATATTAGATACTGAAAATCCCAATGCGGTAACTCCTGATTCATTTTGGAATACAGAAGAAGATGCCGTTAAAGGCATCGTGGGCGCGTATAGTCCGTTTACACATATATGGTATTACAGTCGATTTGAAATCTTCTTATCTGATTATAGAGATGATGTCGTCAATGCTTTTGGAACATCGGAGCGTACTGCTGCGGGTTCTTTTAACGGGGTGTCTACATCAAATGGTGCCTTTTGGGTATGGAGTACGATGTTTCAAGGAATAACTAGAGCAAATGAAGTATTAGCGAATGTTCCAGATATTGAAATGAATGGAGATACGAAGAATAGTATTTTGGGAGAAGCGTATTTCATTAGAGCATTCAACTATTTTAATTTATTAAATAATTGGAAAAATGTACCATTGATTACAGATCCAATTAGTGAATTAGAAAATCCTAAAAGCTTATTACAAGAAGATCCTGCAAAAGTTTGGGCACAAATAGAGTCAGACTTAATGAATGCAGAAGAACTGTTGCCAGATTCTTGGCCTACTCAATATACTGGTAGGGTTACTGCTGGTGCAGCAATAGGCTTATTAGGTAAAGTGTATTTATATCAAGGAAAGGATTTGGAGGCGAAAACAGAGTTTTCAAAAATTATGGATGGCCGTTATGAGTTAATGGCAGACTACGCGGCAAATTTCACACAAGCTTCTGAAAATAATAAAGAATCATTATTTGAAATTCAGTTAGTGAATGACGGTAGCCAGGGTTGGGGTGGTGACGCTCCTGGTACAGGTAAAGGTGCAGCTTTTCACCCAGATATAGCACCTAAAGGGTTTACAGGTCAAGATGGGATGCGTATTAATCAATGGGTATTAGATTTATTTTTAGATGAGCGTACCGTGAATGATGAAATAGATCCTAGAGCTTTTACAACCTTATTTTTTGATACCGATGAGGTTACTAATTATGAAGGTAAAGAGTTAAAATCTGTCACTTATGGAGATAAAAGTTACCAAGATGTATACCCAGGTGAAGATGGTGTATGGGGAAACAAATGGTTAGATATAGCGTTTGGAGAATATACGGGCTCTCAAGATAATGGATGGCATCAATCTGGTAATAACTTAAGATTATTACGTTACTCTGATATCCTTTTAATGTTTGCAGAAGCAGAATTTAATCTAAATGGTTCTTCACAACCTGCATTAGATGCAATTAATGAAGTGAGAGCTAGAGTAGATATGCCTGCATTTACAAGCATTACCATGCAAGATATTGAAGACGAAAGAGTAAAAGAACTTAGTTTAGAAAGAACACGTTATTTTGATTTATTACGATGGGATAAAGTGCAATCTCGTATTGTTGCTAATCCAGAATTTAAATCTGAAAGTGGCGGAACATCCTCTTACAAGCCGGGGAAAGAATATATAGATATTCCTCAGAATGAAATTGATGCAAATCCTAATTTCAAACATAATCCTGGATACTAA
- a CDS encoding UDP-glucose--hexose-1-phosphate uridylyltransferase, producing MDTVFNENPHRRYNILTGEWVLVSPHRTKRPWQGKVEKPFIPLTATYDKSCYLCPTNTRMGGGKNPDYTTAYSFVNDFSALLSDTPSGSVDENLLQAKSERGLCKVVCFSPNHSLTLPLMKEQDIEAVISLWQKEYKELGELPYVNHVQIFENKGDTMGCSNPHPHGQIWAQESIPQEIAKKSKNLGDYWNKNKKSLLLSYIEQELKLKERIVIENEHFVALVPFWAIWPYETMIVPKRHLQNITLMTEVEKTDFAKTVKELTIKYDNLFSTSFPYSAGIHQAPTDQKINDEWHFHMSFYPPLLRSATVKKFMVGYEMFADAQRDITAEQAAQSLRELGNVHYSKL from the coding sequence ATGGATACAGTTTTTAACGAAAACCCACATAGAAGATACAATATATTAACCGGAGAATGGGTATTGGTTTCACCGCACAGAACAAAACGACCGTGGCAAGGGAAAGTTGAAAAGCCTTTTATTCCTTTGACAGCAACTTATGACAAAAGTTGCTACCTCTGCCCTACCAACACTAGGATGGGTGGCGGTAAAAATCCTGATTATACTACGGCCTATTCTTTCGTTAATGATTTTTCTGCATTACTATCAGATACTCCTTCTGGAAGCGTAGATGAAAATTTATTACAAGCTAAATCTGAAAGAGGATTATGTAAAGTGGTTTGCTTTTCTCCAAACCACTCTTTGACTTTACCTTTAATGAAAGAACAGGACATTGAAGCTGTAATTAGTCTTTGGCAAAAAGAGTACAAAGAACTCGGCGAATTACCTTATGTTAATCACGTACAAATATTTGAAAATAAAGGAGATACTATGGGCTGCAGCAATCCACATCCGCATGGGCAGATTTGGGCGCAAGAGTCAATTCCTCAAGAAATTGCGAAAAAATCAAAAAATCTAGGGGATTATTGGAACAAAAACAAAAAAAGTTTACTTTTATCTTATATTGAGCAAGAATTAAAACTTAAAGAGCGTATTGTAATTGAAAATGAGCACTTTGTAGCCTTGGTTCCATTTTGGGCAATTTGGCCTTATGAAACCATGATAGTTCCAAAAAGACATCTTCAAAATATCACTTTAATGACGGAGGTGGAAAAAACAGATTTTGCGAAAACTGTTAAAGAGCTCACCATTAAATACGATAATCTTTTTAGCACAAGTTTTCCATATTCTGCAGGAATACATCAAGCACCAACAGATCAAAAAATTAACGATGAATGGCATTTTCACATGTCATTTTATCCGCCACTATTAAGGTCTGCAACTGTGAAAAAATTTATGGTTGGGTATGAAATGTTTGCTGATGCTCAAAGAGACATTACCGCTGAGCAAGCGGCTCAAAGTTTAAGAGAATTAGGTAATGTACACTATAGTAAGCTTTAA
- a CDS encoding TonB-dependent receptor, producing MSEIMMLKEGRSLSRYLSVLLLFFAFMSMNGQSKTVTGVVADAQGPLPGVNVIVKGTSNGTQTDFDGNFSITSVTAGDILVFTYIGYKKTEVSVGSAATLTVTLEEDTQALDEVVVVGYGTQKKSDLTGSVGQVDGDDIDKYTFSDASQALQGRVAGVNVEANGGAPGANAIVTIRGASTLSDVGPLYVIDGMFTDNMNSLNPADIATISVLKDASAAAIYGSRAANGVILITTKKGAIGKVGVDLDYSYGFQQSVNKLDWANARQYADIVNSARDNDGNPRFPANDTQFNPNINSDIQEASLRTAPILNANARIYGGSENVRFSLSLNHLEQEGIIKESDYTRTTVRSNATLNFGKFKLENTIGLTRSIDNPNTYFNKERDILPTINIYDANGDFSASDIPNVAGAPTLASYYGIGNISNSLALASLEDRTVTSNSILGSIAASYEIFDGLTYKLNLGLDASFTNNYRFTPTYFLNAGTVGNQQFAELRETNNNFISSLIEHTLAYNKLIGKSNVNAVVGYTDQVSNTRSLGVVARGFPSNDIRVASAAEDRAEMPSLDLTKAIRSFFGRVSYTYDSRYLLTATVRRDGSSLFKDGLRWGTFPSVAVGWNISNEKFMEDVTAISNLKIRASYGEVGSDNVSIYAISPELNLNSEYPLGTDQERQTGYSITKGVNDDITWETSKTTDIGLEFATFNNKLRFTMDYFNKKSEDVLVELALPLYTGFGNRVPFNTASITNKGFEFLANYSDNVGELNFNISGNFTILNNEVTTLGDATPIIEGQFTSNGLKGTKTDVGQPVSSFFGYVTDGIYQTDAEAAAANDSFSPQAGDIRFKDLNEDGQIDTEDQQFLGNPSPDLNYGINISADYKGFDMNLFFNGVAGNKILNSNLYRGYFDTEGNYLAAALNAWTPQNTATSIPRNTLLDPGFNRRMSDFYLEKGDYIRLRNVQLGFKLPEDVINSVGLSKLRLYVSASNLFTITDYSGYYPEVGRNTRGGSRRIFSSGVDEGAYPTARSFQLGIQASF from the coding sequence ATGAGTGAAATAATGATGTTAAAAGAAGGGCGAAGTCTGAGCAGGTACTTAAGTGTACTGCTTCTCTTTTTCGCTTTTATGAGTATGAATGGGCAATCAAAAACGGTCACAGGGGTAGTGGCAGATGCGCAAGGACCACTACCGGGCGTTAATGTAATTGTAAAGGGTACAAGCAACGGCACGCAAACAGATTTTGATGGAAATTTTTCCATTACCTCCGTAACTGCAGGAGATATTCTAGTTTTTACGTATATAGGATATAAGAAAACGGAAGTGTCTGTTGGGAGTGCAGCTACTTTAACGGTGACTTTAGAAGAAGACACACAAGCTCTAGATGAGGTTGTAGTCGTTGGTTATGGGACACAGAAAAAATCAGATTTAACAGGTTCCGTTGGTCAGGTTGATGGAGATGATATCGATAAGTATACATTTTCCGATGCTTCTCAAGCGTTACAAGGTAGAGTAGCGGGTGTAAATGTAGAAGCTAACGGTGGTGCTCCTGGAGCTAATGCCATTGTAACTATTAGAGGGGCAAGCACCTTATCAGATGTAGGCCCGCTGTATGTGATTGATGGCATGTTCACAGACAATATGAATTCTCTAAACCCTGCAGATATTGCAACTATTTCTGTATTAAAAGATGCTTCTGCTGCTGCAATTTACGGTTCAAGAGCTGCCAATGGGGTTATTCTTATTACCACTAAAAAAGGGGCAATAGGCAAAGTTGGGGTAGATTTAGATTACAGTTATGGCTTTCAGCAGTCCGTTAATAAATTAGACTGGGCTAATGCAAGGCAATATGCAGATATTGTAAATAGCGCAAGAGATAATGATGGTAATCCTAGATTCCCAGCAAACGATACGCAATTTAACCCTAATATCAATAGTGATATCCAAGAAGCAAGTTTAAGAACGGCACCTATATTAAATGCGAATGCAAGAATTTATGGGGGTAGTGAAAACGTAAGATTCAGTCTTTCTTTAAACCACCTAGAACAAGAAGGTATTATAAAAGAGTCAGATTATACGAGAACAACAGTGCGGTCTAATGCCACCTTAAATTTTGGTAAGTTTAAATTAGAGAATACGATTGGTTTAACAAGGTCTATTGACAATCCCAATACTTATTTTAATAAGGAGAGAGATATTTTACCTACGATAAATATTTATGATGCTAACGGAGATTTTAGTGCTTCTGATATTCCAAATGTAGCTGGAGCTCCTACCTTGGCTTCTTATTACGGAATAGGAAATATAAGTAACTCTTTAGCGCTTGCAAGCTTAGAAGACAGAACTGTAACCAGTAATTCTATTTTAGGAAGTATAGCTGCTTCTTATGAAATTTTTGATGGTTTAACGTATAAATTAAATTTAGGTTTAGATGCGTCGTTCACTAATAATTATAGATTTACACCAACCTACTTCTTAAATGCAGGTACGGTAGGAAATCAGCAGTTTGCAGAATTACGAGAAACAAATAACAATTTTATTTCTTCTTTGATAGAGCATACCTTAGCGTATAATAAGCTTATAGGAAAGAGCAATGTAAACGCTGTTGTAGGGTATACTGACCAAGTTTCTAATACACGATCTTTAGGCGTTGTAGCCAGAGGTTTTCCTTCAAATGATATTCGTGTAGCTTCTGCAGCAGAAGATAGAGCAGAAATGCCATCATTAGATTTAACAAAAGCAATTCGTTCTTTTTTTGGTAGAGTGAGTTATACCTATGATAGTAGGTATTTGTTAACCGCTACCGTACGTCGTGATGGGTCCTCATTATTTAAAGATGGTTTACGTTGGGGCACTTTTCCTTCTGTAGCTGTTGGATGGAATATCAGCAATGAAAAGTTTATGGAAGATGTTACAGCTATTTCTAACTTAAAAATAAGAGCTAGTTACGGTGAGGTGGGTTCAGATAACGTATCTATCTATGCTATAAGTCCAGAATTGAACTTAAACAGTGAATATCCTTTAGGTACGGATCAAGAAAGACAAACAGGATACTCCATTACAAAAGGGGTAAATGATGATATTACCTGGGAGACTAGTAAAACTACAGATATAGGTTTAGAATTTGCTACGTTCAACAATAAGTTGCGTTTTACGATGGATTATTTTAATAAAAAGTCTGAAGATGTATTGGTAGAACTTGCTTTGCCATTATATACTGGGTTTGGTAATAGAGTGCCATTCAATACCGCAAGTATTACGAACAAAGGTTTTGAATTTTTAGCAAATTATTCTGATAATGTTGGGGAGTTAAACTTTAATATAAGCGGAAACTTTACAATTTTAAATAATGAGGTGACCACTTTGGGTGATGCAACTCCAATTATAGAGGGACAGTTTACTTCAAATGGTTTAAAGGGTACGAAAACTGATGTTGGCCAACCCGTTTCTTCTTTCTTTGGCTATGTAACAGATGGTATCTATCAAACAGATGCAGAAGCGGCTGCAGCTAATGATTCCTTTAGCCCACAAGCAGGAGATATCCGTTTTAAAGATTTAAATGAAGATGGTCAGATAGATACGGAAGATCAACAATTTTTAGGAAATCCTTCTCCAGATTTAAATTACGGAATTAATATTTCTGCAGATTACAAAGGTTTTGATATGAATTTATTCTTTAATGGCGTTGCCGGTAATAAAATATTGAACTCCAATTTATACCGTGGATATTTTGATACGGAAGGGAATTATTTAGCAGCTGCATTAAATGCTTGGACTCCTCAAAACACGGCAACTAGTATTCCTAGAAATACCTTGCTAGATCCTGGATTTAATAGACGTATGTCAGATTTTTACTTAGAAAAAGGAGACTATATTAGATTGCGAAATGTACAACTTGGTTTCAAACTTCCTGAAGATGTTATCAACTCTGTAGGCTTGTCTAAGCTTAGATTATATGTTTCTGCCAGTAATTTATTTACCATTACAGACTATTCAGGATATTACCCAGAAGTGGGTAGAAATACTAGAGGAGGTTCTAGAAGAATCTTTAGTTCTGGAGTAGATGAAGGTGCTTACCCAACAGCAAGATCATTTCAATTAGGTATACAAGCATCATTTTAA